The Corylus avellana chromosome ca8, CavTom2PMs-1.0 genome has a segment encoding these proteins:
- the LOC132189368 gene encoding cryptochrome-1 — protein MSSGGGCSIVWFRRDLRVEDNPALAAGVRAGAVVAVFVWAPEEEGHYYPGRVSRWWLKHSLAHLDSSLRSLGTSLITKRSTDSVSSLLEVVKSTGATQLFFNHLYDPLSLVRDHRTKEVLSAQGIAVRSFNADLLYEPWDVNDDHGRPFTTFAAFWERCLSMPYDPEAPLLPPKRIISGNVSGCPSDALVFEDESEKGSNALLARAWSPGWSNADKALTTFINGPLIEYSKNRRKADSATTSFLSPHLHFGEVSVRKVFHLVRIKQVLWANEGNMAGEESVNLFLKSIGLREYSRYLSFNHPQSHERPLLGHLKHFPWVVNEGYFKAWRQGRTGYPLVDAGMRELWATGWLHDRIRVVVSSFFVKVLQLPWRWGMKYFWDTLLDADLESDALGWQYISGTLPDGREFDRIDNPQFQGYKFDPNGEYVRRWLPELARLPTEWIHHPWNAPEPVLQAAGIELGSNYPLPIVGIDAAKARLQEALSEMWQQEAASRAAIENGIEEGLGDSSESTPIAFPQDIQMAENHEPLRNNPPMTIRRYEDQMVPSMTSLVRVEEEEPSSDIRNLVEESRAEVPMNLNGTEELAARTTLNQAFLQTVRSNNLPQLNTSVVMRNAAEDSTAESSSSSRRERDGGVVPVWSPSTSSHSEQFVGDENGIASSSSYLQRHPQSHQIVNWRRLSQTG, from the exons ATGTCGTCGGGTGGTGGTTGTAGCATAGTATGGTTCAGGAGAGATCTGAGAGTAGAGGATAACCCGGCGCTGGCTGCCGGAGTAAGAGCAGGCGCGGTGGTTGCCGTCTTCGTCTGGGCGCCGGAGGAGGAAGGCCACTACTATCCCGGTAGGGTCTCACGGTGGTGGCTCAAGCACAGTTTGGCTCACCTTGATTCCTCCTTGAGGAGCCTCGGCACTTCTCTCATCACCAAGAGATCGACCGACAGCGTTTCTTCTCTTCTTGAGGTTGTCAAGTCAACCGGTGCTACTCAGCTCTTCTTCAACCACTTATATG ATCCTTTGTCGCTTGTTAGGGATCACCGGACAAAGGAGGTTTTAAGTGCCCAAGGCATAGCTGTACGTTCGTTTAATGCAGATTTGCTCTACGAACCGTGGGATGTTAATGATGATCACGGCCGCCCATTCACAACTTTCGCCGCCTTCTGGGAAAGATGCCTTAGCATGCCCTATGACCCTGAGGCTCCCCTCCTCCCACCTAAGAGGATAATTTCAG GTAATGTATCAGGGTGTCCATCTGATGCATTAGTCTTTGAAGATGAATCAGAGAAGGGAAGCAATGCACTTCTTGCTCGGGCATGGTCACCTGGGTGGAGCAATGCTGACAAGGCTCTGACTACATTCATCAATGGACCATTAATAGAGTATTCTAAAAATCGCAGGAAAGCTGATAGTGCTACAACCTCATTTCTTTCTCCCCACCTGCATTTTGGAGAGGTGAGTGTGAGAAAAGTATTTCATCTTGTTCGCATCAAGCAGGTTCTCTGGGCCAATGAAGGAAACATGGCTGGTGAAGAGAGTGTCAACCTGTTTCTCAAGTCTATCGGCCTTAGAGAATATTCAAGATACTTGAGTTTTAACCATCCTCAGAGTCACGAAAGGCCTCTTCTTGGGCACCTCAAGCACTTCCCTTGGGTCGTGAATGAAGGCTATTTTAAGGCATGGAGACAGGGTAGAACTGGTTATCCATTGGTGGATGCTGGCATGAGAGAGTTATGGGCCACTGGCTGGCTGCATGATCGGATACGAGTAGTTGTTTCTAGTTTCTTTGTGAAGGTTCTGCAACTTCCATGGAGATGGGGGATGAAGTATTTCTGGGATACACTCTTAGATGCTGATCTTGAAAGTGATGCTCTTGGTTGGCAGTATATATCTGGTACTCTTCCTGACGGCCGTGAATTTGACCGCATAGATAATCCACAG TTTCAGGGCTACAAGTTCGACCCCAATGGAGAATATGTACGACGTTGGCTTCCTGAACTTGCCAGGCTACCAACTGAATGGATACACCACCCATGGAATGCACCAGAACCTGTACTCCAAGCTGCAGGAATTGAGCTGGGGTCAAACTATCCTCTTCCGATTGTAGGGATAGATGCAGCGAAAGCCAGGCTGCAAGAAGCACTATCAGAGATGTGGCAGCAAGAAGCAGCTTCAAGAGCTGCAATTGAAAATGGAATCGAGGAGGGGCTTGGAGACTCCTCTGAATCAACCCCAATTGCCTTTCCTCAAGATATACAAATGGCGGAAAATCATGAACCATTGAGGAACAACCCCCCTATGACAATTCGTCGCTATGAGGATCAGATGGTACCAAGCATGACTTCTTTGGTGAGAGTGGAAGAGGAAGAACCTTCTTCGGACATTCGAAATTTGGTAGAAGAGAGCAGAGCTGAAGTGCCAATGAATCTGAATGGAACTGAAGAATTAGCAGCAAGGACCACATTAAACCAAGCTTTTCTTCAGACCGTTCGCAGCAACAATCTGCCACAACTTAATACTTCAGTAGTGATGCGGAATGCTGCTGAAGATTCCACAGCAGAATCCTCTAGTAGTAGTAGGAGAGAGAGGGATGGAGGTGTAGTTCCCGTTTGGTCTCCTTCGACTTCTAGTCACTCTGAACAGTTTGTGGGTGATGAAAATGGCATTGCTTCTAGTTCATCATACTTGCAGAGGCATCCTCAGTCCCACCAAATAGTTAATTGGAGGCGGCTATCTCAAACCGG GTAG
- the LOC132189150 gene encoding probable protein phosphatase 2C 9, whose translation MDRLCCFKSSYSQLVGVRSSSSSGKGRSHEGLMKYGFSLVKGKANHPMEDYHVAKFVQIQEHELGLFAIYDGHLGDSVPAYLQKHLMSNILKEEEFWVDPNRSITKAYEKTDQAILSHSSDLGRGGSTAVTAILINGQKLWIANVGDSRAVLSSGGQAIQMTIDHEPNTERGIIENKGGFVSNMPGDVPRVNGQLAVSRAFGDKSLKSHLRSDPDIRDTIVDINTDILILASDGLWKVIANQEAVDIARKIKDPQKAAKQLIAEALKRDSKDDISCIVVRFRG comes from the exons ATGGATAGGTTATGCTGTTTCAAATCTTCCTACTCTCAG CTTGTAGGAGTACGTTCCTCATCTAGCTCTGGTAAAGGAAGAAGCCATGAGGGGTTAATGAAGTATGGTTTCAGCCTAGTAAAAGGGAAAGCTAATCATCCAATGGAGGATTATCATGTTGCTAAGTTTGTGCAGATTCAGGAACATGAGTTAGGGCTGTTCGCTATATATGACGGCCATTTGGGAGATAGTGTTCCTGCCTACCTACAGAAACATTTGATGTCCAATATCCTAAAGGAG GAAGAATTTTGGGTTGACCCCAACAGGTCAATCACAAAAGCCTATGAGAAGACAGACCAGGCAATTCTCTCACACAGCTCTGACTTGGGGCGGGGTGGATCCACAGCTGTAACGGCAATTTTGATAAATGGCCAAAAATTATGGATAGCTAATGTCGGAGATTCGCGAGCAGTTCTCTCAAGCGGGGGCCAGGCAATACAAATGACTATAGATCATGAGCCCAACACCGAACGAGGCATTATTGAGAATAAAGGCGGTTTTGTCTCAAACATGCCAG GAGATGTCCCTAGAGTCAATGGGCAGCTGGCCGTTTCTCGTGCTTTTGGAGACAAGAGCCTCAAATCACATTTGCGATCTGACCCTGACATACGAGATACTATTGTAGATATCAACACTGATATTCTAATCCTTGCTAGTGATGGTCTTTGGAAG GTAATTGCCAATCAAGAAGCAGTTGATATTGCAAGGAAGATCAAAGACCCACAGAAAGCAGCTAAGCAATTAATAGCTGAAGCCTTGAAAAGGGACAGTAAAGATGATATATCCTGCATTGTTGTTCGATTTAGGGGATAA
- the LOC132189154 gene encoding 14-3-3 protein 7, which translates to MEKEREQQVYLARLAEQAERYDEMVEAMKTVAKLDVELTVEERNLVSVGYKNVIGARRASWRILSSIEQKEEARGNEQNVKRIKEYRQRVEDELAKICHDILSVIDKHLLPSSSTGESTVFYYKMKGDYYRYLAEFKGSDDRKEAADQSLKAYEAATSTASSDLPPTHPIRLGMALNFSVFYYEILNSPERACHLAKQAFDEAIAELDSLNEESYKDSTLIMQLLRDNLTLWTSDLPDEGGEQPKTDETQAES; encoded by the exons atGGAGAAGGAGAGAGAGCAACAGGTTTACTTGGCGAGACTTGCAGAGCAAGCCGAGCGATACGATG AG ATGGTTGAAGCGATGAAGACAGTTGCTAAATTGGACGTGGAGTTGACAGTGGAGGAGAGGAACCTGGTGTCTGTTGGGTATAAGAATGTTATTGGGGCAAGAAGGGCATCATGGCGGATATTGTCTTCTATTGAACAGAAGGAGGAGGCCAGAGGGAACGAGCAGAATGTGAAGAGGATAAAGGAGTACAGGCAGAGGGTTGAAGATGAGCTTGCAAAGATCTGCCATGACATATTATCAGTCATTGACAAGCACCTCCTTCCATCTTCCTCAACAGGGGAGTCGACTGTTTTTTACTATAAGAT GAAAGGAGATTACTATCGATATTTAGCTGAGTTTAAAGGGAGTGATGATCGTAAGGAAGCTGCGGATCAGTCACTGAAGGCCTATGAG GCCGCTACAAGTACTGCTTCTTCTGATTTGCCTCCAACTCATCCCATCAGACTTGGAATGGCTCtaaacttttctgttttttactaCGAGATTTTGAACTCCCCTGAGAG GGCCTGCCACCTGGCTAAGCAAGCTTTTGATGAGGCTATTGCTGAACTTGACAGTCTCAACGAAGAATCCTACAAGGACAGTACCCTTATTATGCAGCTACTTAGGGATAATCTCACGTTGTGGACTTCAGATCTGCCAGATGAGGGAG GTGAGCAACCGAAAACTGATGAAACTCAAGCGGAG AGTTAG
- the LOC132189151 gene encoding uncharacterized protein LOC132189151 isoform X1 → MTKCFSFTEYKNWCYRSAFTKWGLQSTVTDLKDGTVMHCWVPKARKESKPNLLLIHGLGANALWQWADVVRHVIPFFNVYVPDLVFFGDSVTTRPERTESFQAQCVMRVMEAHSVRRLSLVGLSYGGFVGYSIAWQYKEMVERVVICCAGVCMEEKDLRGGVFKVSNLEEAARILVPQTPEKLRELTGYTFFRPPPVGLLPSCLLADFIDSMCTEYVEEKRDLIRAIPKDRKLSDLPKISQPTLIIWGEHDQVFPLELAYRLKRHLGDNAHLVVIKNAGHAFNVEKPKDFCKHLISFLVDLPAAAAAIHPVSQASKPQPT, encoded by the exons ATGACCAAGTGTTTCAGCTTCACGGAGTACAAGAACTGGTGCTATCGATCCGCTTTCACCAAGTGGGGACTCCAATCCACCGTGACGGACCTCAAAGACGGCACCGTCATGCACTGCTGGGTCCCCAAGGCCCGCAAAGAGAGCAAACCCAACCTTCTACTCATCCACGGACTCGGAGCCAACGCATTGTGGCAGTGGGCCGATGTCGTCCGCCACGTCATCCCCTTCTTCAACGTCTACGTCCCCGACCTCGTCTTCTTCGGGGACTCGGTCACGACCCGGCCGGAACGGACCGAGTCGTTCCAAGCCCAGTGCGTGATGCGGGTCATGGAGGCCCACTCGGTGCGGAGGCTGAGCCTGGTGGGCCTCAGCTACGGCGGGTTCGTCGGATACAGCATAGCGTGGCAGTATAAGGAGATGGTGGAGAGAGTGGTTATATGCTGCGCCGGGGTGTGCATGGAGGAGAAGGACCTGAGGGGAGGAGTTTTTAAGGTCTCCAACTTGGAGGAGGCGGCGAGGATTTTGGTGCCGCAGACGCCCGAGAAGCTTCGGGAATTGACGGGCTACACGTTTTTCAGGCCGCCTCCAGTGGGATTGCTGCCCTCTTGCTTGCTCGCCGATTTCATTGAC TCAATGTGCACGGAATATGTGGAGGAGAAGAGAGACTTGATCCGAGCTATTCCAAAAGATCGGAAACTTTCAGACCTTCCAAAAATTTCTCAG CCGACGTTGATAATCTGGGGAGAGCATGATCAAGTATTCCCATTGGAACTAGCTTACAGATTAAAAAG GCACTTGGGGGATAATGCTCACCTGGTAGTAATCAAGAATGCTGGGCATGCCTTCAATGTAGAGAAACCCAAGGATTTCTGTAAGCACCTGATATCCTTTCTGGTGGATTTGCCGGCTGCAGCAGCCGCCATTCACCCCGTCTCCCAAGCATCAAAGCCACAACCGACTTAA
- the LOC132189151 gene encoding uncharacterized protein LOC132189151 isoform X2 has protein sequence MTKCFSFTEYKNWCYRSAFTKWGLQSTVTDLKDGTVMHCWVPKARKESKPNLLLIHGLGANALWQWADVVRHVIPFFNVYVPDLVFFGDSVTTRPERTESFQAQCVMRVMEAHSVRRLSLVGLSYGGFVGYSIAWQYKEMVERVVICCAGVCMEEKDLRGGVFKVSNLEEAARILVPQTPEKLRELTGYTFFRPPPVGLLPSCLLADFIDPTLIIWGEHDQVFPLELAYRLKRHLGDNAHLVVIKNAGHAFNVEKPKDFCKHLISFLVDLPAAAAAIHPVSQASKPQPT, from the exons ATGACCAAGTGTTTCAGCTTCACGGAGTACAAGAACTGGTGCTATCGATCCGCTTTCACCAAGTGGGGACTCCAATCCACCGTGACGGACCTCAAAGACGGCACCGTCATGCACTGCTGGGTCCCCAAGGCCCGCAAAGAGAGCAAACCCAACCTTCTACTCATCCACGGACTCGGAGCCAACGCATTGTGGCAGTGGGCCGATGTCGTCCGCCACGTCATCCCCTTCTTCAACGTCTACGTCCCCGACCTCGTCTTCTTCGGGGACTCGGTCACGACCCGGCCGGAACGGACCGAGTCGTTCCAAGCCCAGTGCGTGATGCGGGTCATGGAGGCCCACTCGGTGCGGAGGCTGAGCCTGGTGGGCCTCAGCTACGGCGGGTTCGTCGGATACAGCATAGCGTGGCAGTATAAGGAGATGGTGGAGAGAGTGGTTATATGCTGCGCCGGGGTGTGCATGGAGGAGAAGGACCTGAGGGGAGGAGTTTTTAAGGTCTCCAACTTGGAGGAGGCGGCGAGGATTTTGGTGCCGCAGACGCCCGAGAAGCTTCGGGAATTGACGGGCTACACGTTTTTCAGGCCGCCTCCAGTGGGATTGCTGCCCTCTTGCTTGCTCGCCGATTTCATTGAC CCGACGTTGATAATCTGGGGAGAGCATGATCAAGTATTCCCATTGGAACTAGCTTACAGATTAAAAAG GCACTTGGGGGATAATGCTCACCTGGTAGTAATCAAGAATGCTGGGCATGCCTTCAATGTAGAGAAACCCAAGGATTTCTGTAAGCACCTGATATCCTTTCTGGTGGATTTGCCGGCTGCAGCAGCCGCCATTCACCCCGTCTCCCAAGCATCAAAGCCACAACCGACTTAA
- the LOC132189152 gene encoding uncharacterized protein LOC132189152 isoform X1 yields the protein MASAGEDFSQFDISKEEKDKLVAEVIRYVLFKTHQNLGCPIKRDELTQLVTKNYRQRALPSFVINEAKEKLSSIFGYEMRELQRSRPSSANQGRSSQQSVADAKSYVLISQLPADVYRKYVEDVNTTHLTGFTFVILSVVYLAGGKIPEENLWHHLRRMGLSDSDEIHPVLGNVKQALETLVQQRYLQKDKVSGPEGNTLFYELAERALDGPVNERVKEYISQLLVELFHLIDIPESALYWTWFLCPCSSDQKYRCVKYLLLNLFDGGVVAAYLQSCVALGCSGYRTWGLINSFLGLV from the exons ATGGCTAGTGCTGGAGAAGATTTTTCTCAGTTTGATATTTCAAAAGAG GAGAAGGACAAGCTTGTTGCGGAAGTAATCCGTTATGTCCTTTtcaaaacccaccaaaatttAGGGTGCCCAATTAAGAGGGATGAGCTCACTCAACTGGTTACTAAAAACTATCGTCAGCGTGCTCTTCCGTCTTTTGTGATTAATGAGGCTAAAGAAAAGCTCTCAAGCATTTTTGGCTATGAGATGAGGGAACTTCAAAGATCTCGTCCTTCCTCAGCAAATCAAGGGCGCTCTTCCCAGCAAA GTGTTGCAGATGCAAAATCCTATGTTCTCATAAGCCAGCTACCTGCTGATGTCTACAGAAAATATGTTGAGGATGTAAATACAACGCACCTGACTGGTTTCACTTTCGTCATTCTTAGTGTTGTATATTTAGCAGGTGGCAAAATTCCAGAAG AGAATCTTTGGCATCATTTGAGGCGAATGGGATTGTCTGATAGTGATGAAATCCATCCGGTCCTTGGAAACGTGAAACAGGCATTGGAGACACTTGTCCAGCAAAG ATATTTACAAAAGGACAAGGTTAGTGGCCCTGAAGGTAATACCTTGTTTTATGAACTGGCTGAGAGAGCTTTAGATGGACCAGTCAATGAGAGGGTTAAAGAATACATATCTCAG CTGCTAGTGGAGCTTTTCCACCTCATTGATATTCCAGAGTCTGCTCTTTACTGGACATGGTTTTTGTGCCCATGTTCATCTGATCAGAAGTATCGGTGTGTAAAATATCTCCTGTTGAACCTGTTTGATGGTGGGGTTGTTGCTGCATATTTGCAATCTTGTGTGGCTCTAGGTTGTAGCGGATATAGGACATGGGGACTAATCAATAGCTTCTTAGGGTTGGTTTAA
- the LOC132189152 gene encoding uncharacterized protein LOC132189152 isoform X2: MASAGEDFSQFDISKEEKDKLVAEVIRYVLFKTHQNLGCPIKRDELTQLVTKNYRQRALPSFVINEAKEKLSSIFGYEMRELQRSRPSSANQGRSSQQSVADAKSYVLISQLPADVYRKYVEDVNTTHLTGFTFVILSVVYLAGGKIPEENLWHHLRRMGLSDSDEIHPVLGNVKQALETLVQQRYLQKDKVSGPEGNTLFYELAERALDGPVNERVKEYISQLLVELFHLIDIPESALYWTWFLCPCSSDQKYRL, encoded by the exons ATGGCTAGTGCTGGAGAAGATTTTTCTCAGTTTGATATTTCAAAAGAG GAGAAGGACAAGCTTGTTGCGGAAGTAATCCGTTATGTCCTTTtcaaaacccaccaaaatttAGGGTGCCCAATTAAGAGGGATGAGCTCACTCAACTGGTTACTAAAAACTATCGTCAGCGTGCTCTTCCGTCTTTTGTGATTAATGAGGCTAAAGAAAAGCTCTCAAGCATTTTTGGCTATGAGATGAGGGAACTTCAAAGATCTCGTCCTTCCTCAGCAAATCAAGGGCGCTCTTCCCAGCAAA GTGTTGCAGATGCAAAATCCTATGTTCTCATAAGCCAGCTACCTGCTGATGTCTACAGAAAATATGTTGAGGATGTAAATACAACGCACCTGACTGGTTTCACTTTCGTCATTCTTAGTGTTGTATATTTAGCAGGTGGCAAAATTCCAGAAG AGAATCTTTGGCATCATTTGAGGCGAATGGGATTGTCTGATAGTGATGAAATCCATCCGGTCCTTGGAAACGTGAAACAGGCATTGGAGACACTTGTCCAGCAAAG ATATTTACAAAAGGACAAGGTTAGTGGCCCTGAAGGTAATACCTTGTTTTATGAACTGGCTGAGAGAGCTTTAGATGGACCAGTCAATGAGAGGGTTAAAGAATACATATCTCAG CTGCTAGTGGAGCTTTTCCACCTCATTGATATTCCAGAGTCTGCTCTTTACTGGACATGGTTTTTGTGCCCATGTTCATCTGATCAGAAGTATCG ACTGTGA
- the LOC132189152 gene encoding uncharacterized protein LOC132189152 isoform X3, whose translation MASAGEDFSQFDISKEEKDKLVAEVIRYVLFKTHQNLGCPIKRDELTQLVTKNYRQRALPSFVINEAKEKLSSIFGYEMRELQRSRPSSANQGRSSQQSVADAKSYVLISQLPADVYRKYVEDVNTTHLTGFTFVILSVVYLAGGKIPEENLWHHLRRMGLSDSDEIHPVLGNVKQALETLVQQRYLQKDKVSGPEGNTLFYELAERALDGPVNERVKEYISQTVKKDATSVDVD comes from the exons ATGGCTAGTGCTGGAGAAGATTTTTCTCAGTTTGATATTTCAAAAGAG GAGAAGGACAAGCTTGTTGCGGAAGTAATCCGTTATGTCCTTTtcaaaacccaccaaaatttAGGGTGCCCAATTAAGAGGGATGAGCTCACTCAACTGGTTACTAAAAACTATCGTCAGCGTGCTCTTCCGTCTTTTGTGATTAATGAGGCTAAAGAAAAGCTCTCAAGCATTTTTGGCTATGAGATGAGGGAACTTCAAAGATCTCGTCCTTCCTCAGCAAATCAAGGGCGCTCTTCCCAGCAAA GTGTTGCAGATGCAAAATCCTATGTTCTCATAAGCCAGCTACCTGCTGATGTCTACAGAAAATATGTTGAGGATGTAAATACAACGCACCTGACTGGTTTCACTTTCGTCATTCTTAGTGTTGTATATTTAGCAGGTGGCAAAATTCCAGAAG AGAATCTTTGGCATCATTTGAGGCGAATGGGATTGTCTGATAGTGATGAAATCCATCCGGTCCTTGGAAACGTGAAACAGGCATTGGAGACACTTGTCCAGCAAAG ATATTTACAAAAGGACAAGGTTAGTGGCCCTGAAGGTAATACCTTGTTTTATGAACTGGCTGAGAGAGCTTTAGATGGACCAGTCAATGAGAGGGTTAAAGAATACATATCTCAG ACTGTGAAGAAAGATGCCACCTCTGTGGACGTTGACTAG